A stretch of DNA from Synechococcus sp. JA-3-3Ab:
CATCTTGGGGATCCACCTCATCCTGTTGGGGTTGGGGGCTTTCCTGTTGGTGGCCAAGGCCATGTGGTTTGGTGGCGTCTATGACACCTGGGCTCCGGGGGGTGGCGACGTGCGGGTGATCACCAACCCCACGCTCAACCCGGCGGTCATCTTCGGCTACCTGTTCAAGTCTCCCTTTGGCGGCGACGGCTGGATCATCAGCGTGGACAACATGGAGGATGTGATCGGCGGCCACATCTACATCGGCATCATCTGCATTGCCGGTGGGATCTGGCACATCCTCACCAAGCCTTTTGGCTGGGCCCGCCGTGCTCTTATCTGGTCGGGAGAGGCCTATCTCTCCTACAGCTTGGCGGCGGTCTCGCTGATGAGCTTTATTGCCACCTGCTACATCTGGTTCAACAACACCGTTTACCCCAGCGAGTTCTACGGCCCCACCGGCCCGGAAGCCTCGCAAGCCCAAGCCCTCACCTTTATCGTGCGCGACCAGCGCCTGGGGGCAAACATCGGCCAGGCCCAAGGCCCCACCGGTCTGGGTAAGTACCTGATGCGCTCTCCCACGGGCGAGATCATCTTCGGCGGTGAGACGATGCGCTTCTGGGATGTGCGGGCCCCTTGGAAAGAGCCGCTGCTGGGCCCCAATGGCTTGGATCTGGACAAGCTGAAGAACGACATCCAACCCTGGCAGGCCCGCCGTGCGGTAGAGTACATGACCCACGCGCCGCTGGGATCCCTGAACTCGGTGGGGGGTGTGGCTACCGAGATCAACACGGTGAACTTCACCAGCCCGCGCACCTGGCTGGCAGCCCACAACTTCATCTTCGGCTTCCTGTTCTTCGTCGGTCACCTGTGGCATGCTGGTCGCGCGCGCGCCGCTGCTGCCGGCTTTGAGAAGGGGATCAGCCGCGAGAACGAGCCGGTTTACCGGATGAAGCCGATCCGATAAGCCCGGAAGTCTCTCGGAGATCACAACCTTTGGCCCCCGGCAGGGGGCCTTTTTTTGGGGATCCCCCCTGCCGGGATGGACAGAGAGGGAAGCACGGGTAGAGACTGGGAAGGCCGAATGCGCAAATCAAGATGCACAAAGTTCCGGTTACGGTCATCACCGGATTTTTGGGATCCGGCAAGACCACTTTGATCCGTCACCTTTTGCTCAACAACCAGGGCC
This window harbors:
- the psbC gene encoding photosystem II reaction center protein CP43; amino-acid sequence: MQDRTQGGFAWWAGNARLINLSGRLLGAHVAHAGLIVFWAGAMLLFEVAHFTPDRPMYEQGLILMPHVATLGWGVGPGGEVIDTYPYFVIGVLHLVSSAVLGLGGIYHAVRGPETLEQSFPFFGYDWKDKNKMTTILGIHLILLGLGAFLLVAKAMWFGGVYDTWAPGGGDVRVITNPTLNPAVIFGYLFKSPFGGDGWIISVDNMEDVIGGHIYIGIICIAGGIWHILTKPFGWARRALIWSGEAYLSYSLAAVSLMSFIATCYIWFNNTVYPSEFYGPTGPEASQAQALTFIVRDQRLGANIGQAQGPTGLGKYLMRSPTGEIIFGGETMRFWDVRAPWKEPLLGPNGLDLDKLKNDIQPWQARRAVEYMTHAPLGSLNSVGGVATEINTVNFTSPRTWLAAHNFIFGFLFFVGHLWHAGRARAAAAGFEKGISRENEPVYRMKPIR